Proteins from a single region of Stutzerimonas stutzeri:
- the minE gene encoding cell division topological specificity factor MinE: MNLFDFFRERKKKESPAAIAKERLQIIVAHERGQRTEPDYLPALQKELVEVIRKYVNIDSDQVQVALEDQGSCSILELNITLPDR; encoded by the coding sequence ATGAACCTTTTCGACTTCTTCCGTGAACGCAAGAAGAAGGAATCCCCAGCTGCAATCGCCAAAGAGCGTTTGCAGATCATCGTCGCCCACGAGCGTGGCCAGCGCACTGAGCCGGACTACCTGCCGGCCCTGCAGAAAGAACTGGTCGAGGTGATCCGCAAGTACGTCAACATTGACAGCGACCAGGTCCAGGTTGCACTCGAGGATCAGGGCAGCTGCTCGATTCTCGAGCTGAACATCACCCTGCCGGATCGCTGA